From the Leptolyngbya sp. O-77 genome, one window contains:
- a CDS encoding DUF975 domain-containing protein has protein sequence MPASFDFMTLSPSSGPNSPDLTQPLTVGNAVNVGFRLYGAKIKPYLWLATQSTLWVLLPILLAIALGFFYATTQRYFTTLGLVIPAWVVLMVFCSARSYSLSAAIARLGFGELTQQPESIESACRYTRARQWGFVWVYVLLFLLGVAVTLLFYIVAAVVVVLMLVFVGGTDFLLNPQSAALVNPGLILLAFLVFLGIVGLLVWILTWFSIRFSVPDLPLAVEPGLTATQSLGRSWELTHKNVGRIFLILLVTWIATIPLQFVIQIVLGIAQEAIVRIYPENSPLYGLLTFGSSFLISLLLGIFTLPLWQSIKATIYYDLRRRREGLGLHLSNPELDDGDFGSADIQDSAPPR, from the coding sequence TTGCCAGCCTCGTTCGATTTTATGACCCTCAGCCCTAGCTCCGGCCCAAACTCTCCTGACCTAACCCAACCGCTTACCGTGGGTAACGCGGTAAATGTAGGCTTTCGGCTGTATGGAGCCAAGATTAAGCCTTATCTGTGGCTGGCCACCCAATCGACCCTGTGGGTTTTGCTGCCGATTTTGCTGGCGATCGCCCTGGGCTTTTTTTATGCTACGACACAGCGTTACTTCACCACGCTGGGGCTGGTGATTCCGGCGTGGGTGGTGCTGATGGTGTTTTGCTCAGCCCGATCCTACTCGCTCTCGGCGGCGATCGCCCGTCTAGGCTTTGGCGAACTGACCCAACAGCCAGAGAGCATCGAATCGGCCTGTCGCTACACCCGCGCCCGGCAGTGGGGATTTGTATGGGTCTATGTGCTGCTGTTTTTGCTGGGAGTCGCAGTAACGCTGCTGTTCTACATTGTGGCAGCCGTAGTGGTAGTGCTCATGCTGGTATTTGTCGGCGGCACAGACTTTTTGCTAAATCCCCAGTCGGCAGCGCTGGTCAACCCAGGCCTGATCCTCCTGGCGTTTCTGGTCTTTTTGGGAATTGTGGGATTGCTGGTTTGGATACTGACCTGGTTTAGCATCCGCTTCTCGGTGCCTGATCTGCCGCTAGCAGTAGAGCCAGGACTCACAGCAACCCAGTCGCTAGGGCGCAGTTGGGAATTGACCCATAAAAACGTCGGGCGAATTTTCCTGATTTTGCTGGTGACGTGGATCGCCACAATCCCGCTGCAATTTGTGATTCAGATTGTGCTAGGCATTGCCCAAGAGGCGATCGTCCGCATCTATCCCGAAAATTCGCCCCTCTATGGTCTGCTCACGTTTGGCAGCAGTTTCCTGATTAGCCTGCTGCTGGGCATTTTTACGCTACCGCTCTGGCAGTCGATCAAAGCCACCATTTACTACGATTTGCGCCGTCGCCGAGAGGGGCTGGGGCTGCACCTGAGCAATCCCGAACTCGACGACGGGGACTTTGGCTCTGCCGATATTCAGGACTCCGCCCCCCCTCGATGA
- a CDS encoding RDD family protein — protein MRFFNRVNLHTPESVELEFSLAGIGNRALALLIDYHIVALSLLGFSIIWIFLSTQLMSYLLQWEGDFSAVPPWLLAIFVLGTFVIYAGYFIGFEVYRQGQTPGKRFAKIRVIRDDGRPIGITQAALRSLLRPIDDFFFIGALFILFSKREKRIGDWVAGTIVVQETGRRAKPNMAPSDRTQQLVATLPTLANLRNLRPDDIAVIREYLDCRKDLTRKARHNLSLTLARQVRSRIQLETLPDGLTSDEFLEAVYLAVVQA, from the coding sequence ATGCGCTTTTTTAACCGGGTCAATCTGCATACGCCCGAAAGCGTGGAGCTAGAGTTTTCGCTGGCGGGCATCGGCAACCGGGCGCTGGCGCTGCTGATTGACTATCACATCGTGGCGCTGTCGCTGCTAGGATTTTCCATAATCTGGATTTTCCTATCGACCCAATTAATGAGCTATTTGCTCCAATGGGAGGGCGACTTTAGCGCGGTGCCGCCGTGGCTATTGGCCATCTTTGTGCTGGGGACTTTTGTCATTTATGCGGGCTATTTCATTGGCTTCGAGGTCTATCGCCAGGGGCAGACACCGGGCAAGCGCTTCGCCAAAATTCGCGTTATCCGCGACGACGGCCGCCCGATTGGCATCACTCAAGCCGCGCTGCGATCGCTCTTGCGCCCCATCGACGACTTTTTCTTCATCGGGGCGCTGTTCATCCTGTTTAGCAAACGAGAAAAGCGCATCGGCGATTGGGTCGCCGGAACCATCGTGGTGCAGGAAACGGGCCGCCGCGCCAAGCCCAACATGGCCCCTTCTGACCGCACCCAGCAGTTGGTTGCTACCTTACCCACGCTGGCTAACCTGCGGAACCTGCGCCCCGACGACATCGCCGTGATTCGTGAATATCTCGACTGCCGCAAGGACCTGACCCGCAAAGCCCGCCATAATCTCAGCCTGACGCTTGCCCGCCAGGTGCGATCGCGCATCCAGCTAGAAACCCTTCCCGACGGGCTAACCTCGGATGAGTTTTTGGAAGCCGTGTATCTGGCAGTGGTTCAGGCGTGA
- a CDS encoding amylo-alpha-1,6-glucosidase, which produces MPDVIELNGRTFVPVTQAPVAEWACVASDRPQPTLTLKDDDLFLIIDTLGNISGRLDDSTVASLGLFCRDTRFLSRLELQIEGRSPVLLSSNATKGFAFSALCTNPLIDDNLPADTLGIEREIVLNGGLFEELTLTNYSTMPVRFEMSLSFDADFLDLFEIRGFRRGERGQLLRQVMSPTGFGDADSSGQPRFALSSIPDPTELTLAYQGRDGVLTESHIQFLHQRPSFLKGYTAVWYVELASHQAMKVGYRLEMRMNGRLVSTVSPPTTLVQAKAAEQMEETEWHTATTRIRTDNKDINQILERAEQDIYLLRQTFEQGKALSAGVPWFSTLFGRDSIIAAMQTLILDPAIARETLTVLAHYQGKADDGWRDEAPGKILHELRFGELARCQEIPHTPYYGTVDATPLWLLLYADYYAWTHDRDTLDRLWPNALAAMEWIDQSCRETGYLSYNRRSRKGLPNQGWKDSDTCIVDRYGKMAQGAIALCEVQAYVYAAKLRLSDIARLYKRLDLADRWQVEAQNLKTRFNRDFWVEDLDFCALALDGDGKPVDSITSNPGHCLALGIFDSDKARSVAERLQAPDLFNGWGIRTLSSLSPAYNPMGYHVGSVWPHDNGLIALGLRSLGLTDAALEIAQGLLDMTLQQPYCRPPELFCGYERTPGAAPVQYPVACSPQAWATGTVFHLVQLMINPVPNAPANRLRILDPALPDSIRRLSLQNLRVGSTLLDLEFERVGNTTGCRVVKKRGNLRVVIEA; this is translated from the coding sequence ATGCCCGACGTAATTGAACTCAATGGACGTACCTTTGTGCCGGTGACTCAAGCCCCCGTGGCCGAGTGGGCCTGCGTGGCGAGCGATCGCCCCCAGCCGACGCTAACGCTTAAAGACGATGACCTGTTTCTGATTATCGACACACTGGGCAATATCTCTGGACGGTTAGACGATAGCACCGTCGCCAGCTTGGGGCTATTTTGCCGAGATACACGGTTTCTCAGCCGTCTGGAACTGCAAATCGAGGGGCGATCGCCCGTGTTGCTAAGCAGCAATGCCACCAAGGGATTTGCCTTTTCTGCGCTGTGTACCAACCCGCTCATCGACGACAACCTGCCCGCCGACACCCTCGGCATCGAGCGTGAAATTGTGCTGAATGGCGGCCTGTTTGAAGAACTGACGCTGACCAACTACAGCACGATGCCCGTGCGCTTTGAAATGAGCCTCAGCTTTGATGCCGATTTTCTGGATTTGTTTGAAATTCGGGGCTTTCGGCGGGGCGAGCGGGGGCAACTGCTGCGCCAGGTGATGTCGCCGACCGGGTTTGGGGATGCTGACAGCAGCGGCCAACCCCGCTTTGCCCTAAGCTCCATTCCTGACCCAACGGAACTGACGCTGGCCTATCAGGGGCGAGACGGCGTGTTGACCGAATCGCACATCCAGTTTTTGCATCAGCGCCCCAGTTTCCTCAAGGGCTACACTGCTGTCTGGTACGTGGAACTGGCCTCTCACCAAGCGATGAAGGTGGGCTATCGCCTGGAGATGCGGATGAATGGGCGCTTGGTGTCTACGGTCAGCCCGCCCACAACGCTGGTGCAGGCAAAGGCGGCTGAGCAGATGGAAGAAACCGAATGGCATACCGCCACCACTCGCATCCGCACCGACAACAAAGACATCAACCAGATTTTGGAGCGAGCGGAGCAAGACATTTACTTGCTACGGCAGACCTTTGAGCAAGGCAAGGCGCTGTCGGCAGGCGTGCCCTGGTTTTCCACGCTATTTGGGCGTGATTCTATCATTGCAGCCATGCAAACGCTCATCCTCGACCCGGCGATCGCCCGCGAGACCCTGACCGTGTTGGCACATTATCAGGGCAAAGCCGACGACGGCTGGCGCGACGAAGCCCCTGGCAAAATTCTCCACGAGCTACGCTTTGGCGAGCTGGCTCGCTGCCAGGAGATTCCCCACACGCCCTACTACGGCACAGTAGACGCGACCCCGCTATGGCTGTTGCTCTACGCCGACTACTACGCCTGGACGCACGACCGCGACACGCTCGATCGCCTCTGGCCTAATGCCCTCGCAGCGATGGAGTGGATCGACCAGTCCTGCCGCGAAACGGGCTATCTCAGCTACAATCGGCGATCGCGCAAAGGCTTGCCCAATCAGGGCTGGAAAGACTCTGACACCTGCATTGTAGACCGATATGGCAAGATGGCTCAGGGGGCGATCGCCCTGTGCGAGGTGCAGGCCTACGTTTATGCCGCAAAGCTCCGCCTCAGCGACATTGCTCGGCTTTACAAACGGCTTGACCTGGCGGATCGCTGGCAGGTCGAAGCCCAGAATCTCAAGACCCGGTTTAATCGCGATTTTTGGGTAGAAGACCTAGACTTTTGTGCGCTGGCGCTAGACGGCGACGGCAAGCCTGTAGATAGCATTACGTCTAACCCCGGCCACTGCCTGGCGCTGGGCATCTTTGACTCAGACAAAGCCCGCAGCGTCGCCGAAAGGCTGCAAGCGCCCGACCTGTTCAACGGCTGGGGCATCCGCACCCTCAGCAGCCTATCGCCCGCCTATAACCCGATGGGTTACCATGTTGGCTCGGTCTGGCCCCACGACAACGGACTGATCGCCCTGGGACTGCGATCGCTGGGATTGACTGACGCTGCCCTGGAAATTGCCCAAGGACTGCTCGACATGACGCTACAACAGCCCTACTGTCGCCCGCCGGAACTGTTCTGCGGCTACGAGCGCACCCCCGGCGCTGCGCCCGTACAATATCCTGTGGCCTGTTCGCCCCAGGCCTGGGCCACGGGCACCGTGTTTCATCTCGTGCAACTGATGATCAACCCCGTGCCTAATGCCCCCGCCAACCGCCTGCGAATTCTTGATCCTGCCCTGCCCGACTCGATTCGTCGCCTGTCCCTGCAAAACCTGCGTGTGGGGAGCACCCTACTCGACCTAGAGTTTGAGCGCGTCGGCAACACAACCGGCTGCCGTGTGGTGAAAAAACGCGGGAATTTGCGCGTAGTGATTGAGGCGTAG
- a CDS encoding glycosyltransferase, whose amino-acid sequence MSQTPPVSQSRHPRATFSAGPQRQAIALILVHNDPALEFQREEASGSRVYVNQISEALAKLGWQVDVFTRKTNPDDPTIVQHSPHHRTIRLVAGPQEFIPRDRLLEHMPAFVEAFRKFQTKDGFHYPLVHTHYWLAGWVGLQLKQESNIQLVHTYHSLAAVKYAGMAQKPLVADHRMAVERHTLVGANCIVATSPQEQETLWKLVATPGNVQVIPGGTDLDVFHQMSRSDARAQLGLSPSENVVLHVGRFDPRKGIETLVRACAQIQQMDTLVGEPLRLLLVGAADDAESLIERDRIQSLVAELGLNAVTEFVGQVGHDRLPLYYTAADVCVVPSQFEPFGLVALESMACGTPVVASDVGGLKFAVVPEETGLLVAPQDVDGFAGAIARILSDDLWAHRLRRQASLRVQQNFSWSAVAARLSDLYRRLLAQSLTGDLLSVPMAQSTAAALSSLPAEPLEQPLVNVS is encoded by the coding sequence ATGTCCCAGACCCCTCCCGTATCCCAATCGCGTCATCCCAGGGCAACGTTTTCTGCTGGGCCCCAGCGGCAGGCGATCGCCCTCATTCTGGTTCACAATGATCCGGCGCTGGAATTTCAGCGCGAGGAAGCCAGCGGCAGCCGGGTATACGTAAACCAAATCAGCGAGGCGCTGGCCAAGCTCGGCTGGCAGGTGGATGTGTTTACCCGCAAGACGAATCCCGACGATCCAACGATCGTGCAGCATTCGCCCCACCATCGCACGATTCGTCTGGTGGCTGGCCCGCAGGAGTTTATCCCGCGTGATCGCCTGTTGGAGCATATGCCCGCCTTTGTCGAAGCTTTTCGCAAGTTTCAGACTAAGGACGGATTTCACTATCCGCTGGTGCATACCCACTACTGGCTCGCGGGCTGGGTGGGGCTGCAACTGAAGCAAGAGAGCAACATTCAACTGGTTCATACTTACCACTCCCTAGCGGCGGTTAAATACGCAGGCATGGCGCAAAAGCCGCTGGTTGCTGACCACCGCATGGCAGTAGAGCGGCATACGCTTGTCGGCGCAAACTGCATCGTAGCGACCAGTCCCCAAGAACAAGAAACCCTGTGGAAACTGGTAGCCACTCCGGGCAACGTGCAGGTGATTCCCGGCGGCACCGATCTGGACGTGTTTCACCAGATGTCGCGCAGCGATGCCCGCGCTCAGTTGGGCCTGTCGCCTTCAGAAAACGTGGTGCTGCATGTGGGTCGGTTTGACCCGCGCAAGGGAATTGAGACACTGGTGCGAGCCTGTGCCCAAATCCAGCAAATGGATACCCTAGTAGGAGAACCGCTGCGGCTGCTGCTGGTGGGGGCGGCCGACGATGCCGAGAGCCTGATCGAGCGCGATCGCATCCAGTCGCTTGTAGCCGAACTAGGGCTAAACGCCGTCACGGAGTTTGTCGGACAGGTTGGACACGATCGCTTGCCGCTGTATTACACTGCCGCGGATGTGTGCGTCGTGCCCAGCCAGTTTGAACCCTTTGGGCTGGTCGCGCTAGAGTCGATGGCTTGCGGCACGCCCGTCGTTGCGTCGGATGTTGGCGGGCTGAAGTTTGCCGTCGTGCCAGAGGAAACCGGGCTGCTAGTGGCTCCGCAGGATGTAGACGGCTTTGCGGGGGCGATCGCCCGCATTCTCAGCGACGACCTTTGGGCCCACCGTCTGCGTCGTCAGGCCTCTCTGCGAGTCCAGCAAAACTTTAGCTGGAGCGCAGTGGCCGCTCGCCTCAGCGACCTCTATCGCAGGCTGCTGGCACAATCGCTCACAGGCGACCTGCTGTCGGTTCCGATGGCTCAAAGCACCGCAGCCGCCCTCAGTTCACTGCCTGCTGAGCCACTGGAGCAGCCGCTAGTGAACGTGTCTTAG
- a CDS encoding glycosyltransferase family 4 protein, translating into MRIAQIAPLWERVPPTTYGGTELVVSLLTDELVRRGHEVTLFASGDSITLADLESVHPRALRLDNTVKEYGIYEMLELAQVYERADEFDVIHSHVGCAALPFVNLVKTPTVHTLHGIFTPDNEKMFTYARRQPYVSISNTQREPRLGLNYVATVYNGIDVESHKFHPVPSDPPYLAFLGRLSPEKGTHHAIEIAKKTGYPLKIAGKIDVVDREYYEQQIKPHIDGEQIQYLGEANHHQKNALMGGAIATLFPITWREPFGLVMVESMAAGTPVVAMELGSTSEVIVHGKTGFLCHSVEECVAAIAQVPQLDRQACRDHVQANFSVQRMTDGYEQVYRQLVGDRTSTSPAISPAVSPAIFSLPQPKLAG; encoded by the coding sequence ATGCGTATCGCACAAATTGCTCCGCTTTGGGAACGTGTGCCTCCTACTACCTACGGCGGCACAGAGTTGGTGGTGAGTTTACTAACAGATGAGTTAGTCCGGCGGGGCCATGAAGTCACCCTGTTTGCTTCAGGAGATTCAATCACGCTGGCGGATCTAGAATCGGTTCATCCCCGTGCGCTGCGGCTCGATAATACCGTGAAAGAATACGGCATTTACGAAATGCTGGAACTGGCTCAGGTTTACGAACGTGCTGACGAATTTGATGTGATTCATTCCCACGTAGGCTGTGCTGCATTGCCTTTTGTGAATCTGGTAAAAACGCCGACCGTGCATACCCTGCACGGCATTTTTACGCCTGACAATGAAAAGATGTTCACCTATGCCCGACGGCAGCCCTACGTGAGTATTTCCAATACGCAGCGAGAGCCACGCCTGGGGTTGAACTATGTTGCTACGGTTTACAACGGCATCGATGTAGAAAGCCACAAGTTTCATCCGGTGCCGAGCGATCCGCCCTATCTCGCGTTTTTGGGGCGGCTGTCGCCCGAAAAGGGCACCCATCACGCCATCGAAATTGCCAAGAAAACGGGCTATCCGCTGAAGATAGCTGGCAAGATCGACGTGGTGGATCGGGAATACTATGAGCAGCAGATTAAGCCCCACATTGATGGAGAACAGATTCAGTACCTTGGCGAGGCGAATCATCATCAGAAAAATGCGCTGATGGGCGGGGCGATCGCCACATTGTTCCCCATTACTTGGCGCGAACCCTTTGGGCTGGTAATGGTGGAATCTATGGCGGCGGGAACGCCCGTAGTGGCGATGGAACTGGGGTCTACGTCCGAGGTGATTGTTCACGGCAAGACGGGCTTTCTCTGCCATTCGGTGGAGGAGTGTGTGGCGGCGATCGCCCAAGTTCCGCAGCTCGATCGCCAGGCCTGTCGAGATCACGTCCAGGCAAACTTTAGTGTGCAGCGCATGACCGATGGCTATGAGCAGGTCTATCGTCAACTTGTGGGCGATCGCACATCGACCAGTCCGGCAATCAGTCCGGCAGTCAGTCCGGCAATTTTCAGCCTGCCACAGCCGAAGCTGGCCGGTTAA
- the sfsA gene encoding DNA/RNA nuclease SfsA, whose protein sequence is MQTDWIYPYPPLLSGVLVRRYKRFFADIELESGEVVTAHCPNTGPMTGVNCPGNRVMVSLSDNPKRSLAYTWELIEVHDNGPTWVGVNTALPNRIVRSALEARLFPQLGSYQQIQSEVPYGQDQKSRVDFLLTGAADGRPVYIEVKNTTWALGDLALFPDTVTERGQKHLRELTVLLPQARTVMLYFINRGDCTRFSPGDRADPVYGQLLRGAIAQGLEVLPCRFEISPAGIRYLGLAELCLETTQPIEVQTPKGKRRKAP, encoded by the coding sequence GTGCAAACGGACTGGATTTATCCCTATCCGCCTCTTTTATCTGGCGTGTTGGTCAGGCGCTACAAGCGGTTTTTCGCGGACATTGAGCTAGAGAGCGGCGAGGTCGTTACGGCACACTGTCCCAATACCGGGCCGATGACGGGAGTGAATTGTCCTGGCAATCGCGTGATGGTGTCGCTCAGCGATAACCCAAAGCGATCGCTCGCCTACACCTGGGAACTGATTGAAGTACACGACAATGGGCCGACGTGGGTAGGGGTAAATACAGCACTGCCCAACCGCATCGTGCGATCGGCGCTGGAAGCACGGCTGTTTCCACAACTGGGCAGCTACCAGCAGATTCAGAGCGAAGTGCCCTATGGACAGGATCAGAAAAGCCGGGTCGATTTTTTACTGACGGGTGCCGCCGATGGGCGACCCGTTTATATCGAAGTCAAAAACACAACTTGGGCGCTGGGCGACTTGGCGCTGTTTCCTGACACAGTGACAGAACGGGGGCAAAAGCATCTGCGAGAGTTGACGGTGCTGCTGCCCCAGGCGCGAACGGTGATGCTGTATTTCATTAATCGAGGCGACTGCACTCGGTTTTCGCCGGGCGATCGCGCTGATCCGGTCTATGGACAACTGCTGCGGGGGGCGATCGCCCAGGGGTTAGAGGTGCTGCCCTGTCGATTCGAGATTTCGCCTGCGGGTATCCGCTATCTAGGTCTGGCTGAGCTTTGCCTTGAGACGACGCAACCCATAGAAGTTCAAACACCCAAGGGCAAACGACGAAAAGCGCCATAA
- a CDS encoding purple acid phosphatase family protein, which translates to MFILALTYGCVAANHPAGALLTDPFLQLPTPTSVRVVWFTEFEGGEHRVEYGDGFQQRAIATTTKLSRVREDQRSRVGQQTEPGQVYQQPTPRDVWRHEAEVTGLTPGQRIPYRVVSLRANGLFTRAIASRSFTLAPLPPPGTPLKILLTSDHQSMPMTATNLQKVVETVGQVDAVFLAGDTVNIPDRASEWFDDNRGGAFFPCLQGRASYALERNGTTRVYTGGEIIQHAPMYVAIGNHEIMGRYGRLDSLNGEFEDAIPREVALRLYGPDGLNNTAFSTDTYEEIFTLPQSPEGGETYYATTIGDVRLVSLFATNLWRVPSLEPSAKGRFREPEAKLNSREDWGYGQIIFEPIRKGSPQYNWLKQELSSPEFRQARYKIVMLHHPTHTLGDNVVPPYTDPIRIVERNAEGSPAVIRYDYPKSDDYLLRDVMPLLEAAQVQLVLYGHSHVWNRFRTPAGLHLLETSNVGNTYGAYWEQQPRKLPDLNPQFYNLENYVTAGDPGGLEPIMPTLAPVTGDNGQPLPFLSSNDITAFTIFDTGTGTISSYRFDTRTPDAPVVKFDEFQLGVG; encoded by the coding sequence TTGTTTATCCTGGCGTTGACCTACGGCTGTGTCGCCGCCAATCACCCTGCTGGGGCGCTGCTGACAGACCCCTTTTTGCAACTGCCCACGCCAACCAGTGTGCGCGTTGTCTGGTTCACCGAGTTTGAAGGCGGCGAACATCGAGTGGAATATGGCGACGGCTTCCAGCAGCGGGCGATCGCCACCACCACAAAGCTATCCCGCGTGCGCGAAGACCAGCGATCGCGCGTCGGCCAGCAGACCGAACCCGGCCAGGTTTATCAGCAGCCCACCCCCCGCGATGTCTGGCGGCATGAAGCCGAGGTGACGGGCCTCACGCCAGGGCAGCGCATTCCCTATCGCGTTGTCAGCCTGCGGGCCAATGGGCTATTCACACGGGCGATCGCCAGTCGCTCCTTTACCCTGGCTCCCCTGCCGCCGCCCGGTACGCCGCTCAAAATCCTGCTCACCTCCGACCACCAGAGTATGCCCATGACCGCCACCAACCTGCAAAAGGTCGTAGAAACGGTCGGGCAGGTCGATGCAGTCTTTTTGGCAGGCGACACGGTGAACATTCCCGACCGCGCCTCCGAATGGTTTGACGACAATCGCGGCGGCGCATTTTTCCCCTGCCTCCAGGGCCGCGCCAGCTATGCCCTAGAGCGTAACGGCACTACGCGAGTTTACACGGGCGGGGAAATCATCCAGCACGCGCCGATGTACGTGGCAATCGGCAACCACGAAATCATGGGGCGCTACGGCCGCCTCGACAGCTTGAACGGCGAATTTGAAGACGCGATTCCCCGCGAGGTAGCGCTGCGGCTCTACGGCCCTGACGGGCTAAACAATACCGCCTTTAGCACTGACACCTACGAAGAAATCTTTACCCTACCCCAGAGTCCAGAGGGCGGCGAAACCTACTACGCCACCACCATCGGCGATGTGCGACTGGTGTCGCTGTTTGCCACCAACCTGTGGCGCGTGCCTAGCCTGGAACCCTCTGCCAAAGGGCGCTTCCGCGAACCCGAAGCCAAGCTCAATAGCCGTGAAGACTGGGGCTATGGACAGATCATCTTTGAGCCGATCCGCAAGGGCAGCCCGCAATACAACTGGTTGAAGCAGGAACTCAGCAGCCCAGAGTTTCGGCAGGCTCGCTACAAAATCGTGATGCTGCACCACCCAACGCATACTCTGGGGGATAACGTTGTGCCGCCCTACACTGACCCTATTCGCATCGTGGAGCGAAACGCCGAGGGCAGCCCTGCAGTGATTCGCTACGACTATCCCAAGTCGGATGACTATTTGCTGAGAGATGTGATGCCGCTGCTGGAGGCGGCGCAGGTGCAACTGGTGCTGTACGGGCATTCTCACGTTTGGAACCGCTTCCGCACGCCTGCGGGATTGCACTTGCTGGAAACCTCCAATGTGGGCAATACCTACGGAGCCTATTGGGAGCAGCAACCCCGGAAGTTGCCCGACCTGAACCCGCAGTTCTATAACCTGGAGAACTACGTAACGGCGGGCGATCCGGGTGGATTAGAACCCATCATGCCAACCCTTGCGCCCGTGACCGGAGACAACGGGCAGCCGCTACCGTTTCTCTCCAGCAACGACATCACCGCCTTCACGATTTTCGACACTGGGACGGGTACAATCAGCAGCTACCGCTTTGACACGCGCACCCCCGATGCGCCTGTGGTCAAGTTCGACGAGTTTCAGCTGGGTGTGGGATAG
- a CDS encoding group I truncated hemoglobin, which translates to MNPTNTLYEKLGGAAAVDLAVEKFYEKVLADERVQHFFAHTDMARQKQHQKAFMTYAFGGANHWNGRPMRDAHSNLVAEMGLTDHHFDAIAEDLVATLVDLEVPQALIDEVVEIVGSSAHRNDVLNR; encoded by the coding sequence ATGAACCCTACGAACACACTGTATGAAAAGCTGGGTGGCGCGGCGGCGGTTGATCTAGCGGTAGAGAAGTTTTACGAAAAGGTTTTGGCGGATGAGCGGGTGCAACACTTCTTTGCCCATACAGATATGGCGCGGCAAAAGCAGCACCAAAAAGCGTTCATGACCTATGCTTTTGGCGGGGCTAATCACTGGAACGGTCGGCCCATGAGGGATGCCCACAGCAATCTGGTTGCAGAGATGGGGTTAACGGATCACCATTTTGATGCGATCGCCGAAGATTTGGTCGCCACGCTGGTTGATCTAGAAGTTCCTCAAGCTTTAATTGATGAAGTGGTGGAAATTGTCGGGTCTAGTGCCCACCGCAACGATGTTTTAAATCGCTAA
- a CDS encoding CsgG/HfaB family protein, producing the protein MDSLMIASPAIAAPVEAEETKQSRQRIIVLDFDYSATSDSNYYWSYWRRGNASGISDLVIDALVNQGSYIVVDNSMVGGRQGYVTDVAAAVTIGRELGVDYVIMSSVTEFNVSTETSGGGFLGIRVGERETTANVALTARMISTADGAIVKTMRGRGSADDSSSGVSIGGIGGSSDRSREDELMSQAVEQAIASLVENMNR; encoded by the coding sequence ATGGATTCGCTGATGATAGCTAGCCCGGCGATCGCCGCCCCTGTCGAAGCCGAAGAAACCAAACAATCACGGCAGCGGATTATTGTTCTAGATTTCGACTATTCGGCAACTAGTGACAGTAACTACTATTGGTCTTATTGGAGGCGCGGAAACGCTTCTGGTATCAGCGATTTGGTGATAGACGCTTTAGTAAATCAGGGAAGCTACATAGTCGTTGACAATAGCATGGTCGGCGGACGGCAGGGCTATGTGACCGATGTAGCAGCAGCCGTCACGATTGGACGCGAACTCGGAGTTGACTATGTGATCATGAGTTCGGTCACAGAGTTCAATGTATCGACTGAAACTTCGGGTGGCGGGTTTTTAGGAATTAGAGTGGGCGAGCGAGAAACGACTGCTAACGTTGCGCTAACGGCTCGCATGATCAGCACAGCAGACGGCGCTATTGTGAAAACCATGCGCGGCCGAGGATCAGCGGATGACAGTTCCTCTGGTGTTTCCATCGGTGGGATCGGCGGTAGTTCTGACAGAAGCCGCGAAGATGAACTGATGAGCCAGGCTGTAGAACAGGCGATCGCTTCTCTGGTAGAAAATATGAATCGCTAG